The Oncorhynchus kisutch isolate 150728-3 linkage group LG20, Okis_V2, whole genome shotgun sequence genome has a segment encoding these proteins:
- the LOC109865831 gene encoding protein Wiz isoform X1, translating into MENTKEEAPAPVMCEVCGTYFETRRGLSSHARLHLRQLGVAVSDNSGAPIDLLYQLIQDRDGSMHPPKPVYSSPKKTKGSGTLISQKESPLGGRVKVVTTPQNNISKVARKGTVLAKPRQSSMSSFLTAGKTPSPSGGASLASAKPAWAPQETDAPLTLAMDTNDEVHVCQLCGAWYESRKGLASHCRAHLRQFGITENTETKGGPIEFLYQIMEAEDLQPIASEGLNVYNPSMSSNSNKRPSGSGSSTSPARHKGSPSSSLHQPPSNKRPKPSASEGTAPQDHRLSTGEFTCVLCGEEFENRKGLASHSRSHLRQLGVTDLLGKASAIDTVQQLVSSGVLAAAASVRPSNTTTKTPSQSPATARSPARSSANAHLSPLASSHNPRSKAKKGSTLVYPKPEPLEMELDVGFSSPLGGYSSSNGSQGSQKWAKNGQSFNSGSDQELMITCEFCGQFFDSRKALSCHARSHLRQLGVMWSVNESPIDLLRDILLKEGSATATQVKREPSSSHSSADPAWANHRRSSEPSWAPQGSKRTFTPPLDYSLNDKPSPDKNGSSQSAGDACCELCGFDFENRTALASHARAHLRQLGVKEWRAEGVKASPIELLSAWIRRQPRKAAEIHRQYRDGDRNIRFKRNAPSHSPSTNSSSFPSGAQRAVGLGRRAGREVARVAGGSSRAAQGQRSQGETGHSSYHHHTVTHTQSQGSRGDFNHIHSPRGFERRVPKHTAHTEGAEGDGGSQQPPRSGNIPSLVPRPPSTPLVKQVGKEYTLKCRFCEAVFHGSQSVQEDWIRHLQKHILDLRFNKACPPPDPERPLVPGIEPSATTTTPVLLAPLVV; encoded by the exons ATGGAGAACACAAAAGAAGAGG CCCCGGCCCCGGTTATGTGTGAGGTGTGCGGGACCTACTTCGAGACACGGCGGGGTCTCTCCAGTCACGCCAGGCTCCACCTCCGTCAGCTCGGCGTGGCTGTCTCGGACAACAGCGGAGCTCCCATAGACTTACTCTACCAGCTGATTCAGGACAGGGACGGTTCCATGCACCCACCCAAACCCGTCTACTCTTCACCCAAAAAAACCAAGGGGTCGGGGACACTCATCTCCCAGAAGGAGTCCCCTCTTGGGGGTAGGGTCAAAGTAGTGACAACCCCACAGAATAATATATCCAAGGTAGCTCGTAAAGGGACAGTTTTGGCCAAGCCTCGGCAGTCTTCCATGTCGTCGTTCCTAACAGCAGGCAAGACACCATCGCCCTCAGGGGGAGCGAGCCTGGCCTCGGCCAAGCCTGCCTGGGCACCGCAGGAGACGGATGCCCCTCTCACCCTGG CGATGGACACCAATGACGAGGTGCATGTGTGCCAATTGTGCGGTGCTTGGTATGAGTCCCGCAAAGGCCTGGCCAGTCACTGCCGGGCCCACTTGCGCCAGTTCGGCATCACCGAGAACACCGAGACGAAAGGAGGACCAATAGAATTCCTCTACCAGATCATGGAAGCAGAAGACCTCCAACCTATAGCAAGTGAAGGTCTCAACGTCTATAACCCTTCTATGTCTTCTAACTCTAACAAACGGCCCTCCGGCTCTGGTTCGTCCACATCGCCTGCTAGACATAAAggatccccctcctcctcccttcaccaGCCTCCCTCCAACAAACGGCCCAAGCCCTCCGCATCAGAAGGAACCGCTCCACAGGATCATAGGCTCAGCACGG GTGAGTTCACCTGTGTGTTGTGCGGTGAGGAGTTTGAGAACCGCAAAGGCCTAGCAAGCCACTCCCGCTCTCACCTGCGCCAGCTCGGCGTCACCGACCTCCTGGGCAAGGCGTCGGCCATCGACACGGTCCAGCAGCTGGTCAGCAGCGGCGTGCTTGCGGCTGCTGCATCGGTACGACCCAGTAACACAACCACCAAGACCCCTTCTCAGTCTCCAGCCACAGCCAGGTCTCCAGCTAGATCCTCAGCTAACGCCCACCTCAGCCCCCTGGCCTCCAGCCACAATCCCAGGTCCAAGGCCAAGAAGGGCTCCACCCTGGTCTATCCCAAGCCGGAGCCCCTGGAGATGGAGCTGGATGTTGGGTTCTCCAGTCCGCTTGGGGGGTACAGCAGCAGTAATGGATCTCAGGGTTCTCAGAAGTGGGCCAAAAATGGCCAGTCCTTTAACTCCG GTTCAGACCAGGAGCTCATGATCACCTGTGAATTCTGTGGCCAGTTCTTTGACAGCCGCAAGGCCCTGTCCTGCCACGCCCGCTCCCACCTGCGCCAGCTGGGAGTCATGTGGTCTGTCAACGAGTCGCCCATCGACCTGCTGAGAGACATCCTGCTGAAGGAGGGCAGTGCCACTGCCACccag GTCAAGAGGGAGCCATCGTCCTCTCACTCCAGCGCCGACCCGGCCTGGGCCAATCACAGGAGGTCCTCGGAGCCTTCGTGGGCTCCCCAGGGCTCTAAGAGGACTTTCACTCCTCCACTGGACTACTCCCTCAACGACAAGCCTTCCCCTGATAAGAATGGATCCTCTCAGTCTG cCGGGGATGCATGCTGCGAGCTGTGCGGCTTTGACTTTGAGAACCGCACGGCGCTGGCGAGCCACGCCCGGGCCCACCTCCGCCAGCTGGGGGTTAAGGAGTGGAGGGCAGAGGGTGTGAAGGCCTCCCCCATCGAGTTGCTCAGCGCCTGGATCCGGAGGCAGCCCCGCAAGGCCGCGGAGATCCACCGCCAGTACCGCGACGGTGACCGCAACATCAGGTTTAAG AGGAACGCCCCGTCCCACTCTCCCTCCACAAACTCAAGCTCCTTCCCCTCGGGAGCCCAGAGGGCTGTGGGGCTGGGGCGCAGGGCGGGCCGAGAGGTGGCCAGGGTCGCCGGGGGTTCGTCCAGGGCAGCTCAAGGTCAAAGGTCACAGGGGGAGACGGGACACTCGTCATATCACCATCATACCGTCACTCATACGCAGTCCCAGGGGTCTAGAGGAGACTTCAACCACATACACTCTCCTAGAG GTTTTGAGCGGCGGGTCCCTAAACACACCGCCCATACGGAGGGAGCAGAGGGGGACGGCGGCTCTCAACAACCCCCCCGGTCAGGAAACATCCCTTCCCTGGTTCCCaggcctccctccactcctctggtCAAACAAGTGGGCAAAGAGTACACCCTCAAGTGCAG GTTCTGTGAGGCAGTGTTCCATGGATCTCAGTCAGTACAGGAGGACTGGATCAGACACCTGCAGAAACACATCCTGGACCTCCGCTTCAACAAGGCCTGTCCTCCCCCTGACCCAGAACGGCCCCTGGTCCCGGGCATCGAACCctcagccaccaccaccaccccggTCCTTCTGGCACCACTGGTGGTTTAA
- the LOC109865831 gene encoding protein Wiz isoform X2: protein MCEVCGTYFETRRGLSSHARLHLRQLGVAVSDNSGAPIDLLYQLIQDRDGSMHPPKPVYSSPKKTKGSGTLISQKESPLGGRVKVVTTPQNNISKVARKGTVLAKPRQSSMSSFLTAGKTPSPSGGASLASAKPAWAPQETDAPLTLAMDTNDEVHVCQLCGAWYESRKGLASHCRAHLRQFGITENTETKGGPIEFLYQIMEAEDLQPIASEGLNVYNPSMSSNSNKRPSGSGSSTSPARHKGSPSSSLHQPPSNKRPKPSASEGTAPQDHRLSTGEFTCVLCGEEFENRKGLASHSRSHLRQLGVTDLLGKASAIDTVQQLVSSGVLAAAASVRPSNTTTKTPSQSPATARSPARSSANAHLSPLASSHNPRSKAKKGSTLVYPKPEPLEMELDVGFSSPLGGYSSSNGSQGSQKWAKNGQSFNSGSDQELMITCEFCGQFFDSRKALSCHARSHLRQLGVMWSVNESPIDLLRDILLKEGSATATQVKREPSSSHSSADPAWANHRRSSEPSWAPQGSKRTFTPPLDYSLNDKPSPDKNGSSQSAGDACCELCGFDFENRTALASHARAHLRQLGVKEWRAEGVKASPIELLSAWIRRQPRKAAEIHRQYRDGDRNIRFKRNAPSHSPSTNSSSFPSGAQRAVGLGRRAGREVARVAGGSSRAAQGQRSQGETGHSSYHHHTVTHTQSQGSRGDFNHIHSPRGFERRVPKHTAHTEGAEGDGGSQQPPRSGNIPSLVPRPPSTPLVKQVGKEYTLKCRFCEAVFHGSQSVQEDWIRHLQKHILDLRFNKACPPPDPERPLVPGIEPSATTTTPVLLAPLVV, encoded by the exons ATGTGTGAGGTGTGCGGGACCTACTTCGAGACACGGCGGGGTCTCTCCAGTCACGCCAGGCTCCACCTCCGTCAGCTCGGCGTGGCTGTCTCGGACAACAGCGGAGCTCCCATAGACTTACTCTACCAGCTGATTCAGGACAGGGACGGTTCCATGCACCCACCCAAACCCGTCTACTCTTCACCCAAAAAAACCAAGGGGTCGGGGACACTCATCTCCCAGAAGGAGTCCCCTCTTGGGGGTAGGGTCAAAGTAGTGACAACCCCACAGAATAATATATCCAAGGTAGCTCGTAAAGGGACAGTTTTGGCCAAGCCTCGGCAGTCTTCCATGTCGTCGTTCCTAACAGCAGGCAAGACACCATCGCCCTCAGGGGGAGCGAGCCTGGCCTCGGCCAAGCCTGCCTGGGCACCGCAGGAGACGGATGCCCCTCTCACCCTGG CGATGGACACCAATGACGAGGTGCATGTGTGCCAATTGTGCGGTGCTTGGTATGAGTCCCGCAAAGGCCTGGCCAGTCACTGCCGGGCCCACTTGCGCCAGTTCGGCATCACCGAGAACACCGAGACGAAAGGAGGACCAATAGAATTCCTCTACCAGATCATGGAAGCAGAAGACCTCCAACCTATAGCAAGTGAAGGTCTCAACGTCTATAACCCTTCTATGTCTTCTAACTCTAACAAACGGCCCTCCGGCTCTGGTTCGTCCACATCGCCTGCTAGACATAAAggatccccctcctcctcccttcaccaGCCTCCCTCCAACAAACGGCCCAAGCCCTCCGCATCAGAAGGAACCGCTCCACAGGATCATAGGCTCAGCACGG GTGAGTTCACCTGTGTGTTGTGCGGTGAGGAGTTTGAGAACCGCAAAGGCCTAGCAAGCCACTCCCGCTCTCACCTGCGCCAGCTCGGCGTCACCGACCTCCTGGGCAAGGCGTCGGCCATCGACACGGTCCAGCAGCTGGTCAGCAGCGGCGTGCTTGCGGCTGCTGCATCGGTACGACCCAGTAACACAACCACCAAGACCCCTTCTCAGTCTCCAGCCACAGCCAGGTCTCCAGCTAGATCCTCAGCTAACGCCCACCTCAGCCCCCTGGCCTCCAGCCACAATCCCAGGTCCAAGGCCAAGAAGGGCTCCACCCTGGTCTATCCCAAGCCGGAGCCCCTGGAGATGGAGCTGGATGTTGGGTTCTCCAGTCCGCTTGGGGGGTACAGCAGCAGTAATGGATCTCAGGGTTCTCAGAAGTGGGCCAAAAATGGCCAGTCCTTTAACTCCG GTTCAGACCAGGAGCTCATGATCACCTGTGAATTCTGTGGCCAGTTCTTTGACAGCCGCAAGGCCCTGTCCTGCCACGCCCGCTCCCACCTGCGCCAGCTGGGAGTCATGTGGTCTGTCAACGAGTCGCCCATCGACCTGCTGAGAGACATCCTGCTGAAGGAGGGCAGTGCCACTGCCACccag GTCAAGAGGGAGCCATCGTCCTCTCACTCCAGCGCCGACCCGGCCTGGGCCAATCACAGGAGGTCCTCGGAGCCTTCGTGGGCTCCCCAGGGCTCTAAGAGGACTTTCACTCCTCCACTGGACTACTCCCTCAACGACAAGCCTTCCCCTGATAAGAATGGATCCTCTCAGTCTG cCGGGGATGCATGCTGCGAGCTGTGCGGCTTTGACTTTGAGAACCGCACGGCGCTGGCGAGCCACGCCCGGGCCCACCTCCGCCAGCTGGGGGTTAAGGAGTGGAGGGCAGAGGGTGTGAAGGCCTCCCCCATCGAGTTGCTCAGCGCCTGGATCCGGAGGCAGCCCCGCAAGGCCGCGGAGATCCACCGCCAGTACCGCGACGGTGACCGCAACATCAGGTTTAAG AGGAACGCCCCGTCCCACTCTCCCTCCACAAACTCAAGCTCCTTCCCCTCGGGAGCCCAGAGGGCTGTGGGGCTGGGGCGCAGGGCGGGCCGAGAGGTGGCCAGGGTCGCCGGGGGTTCGTCCAGGGCAGCTCAAGGTCAAAGGTCACAGGGGGAGACGGGACACTCGTCATATCACCATCATACCGTCACTCATACGCAGTCCCAGGGGTCTAGAGGAGACTTCAACCACATACACTCTCCTAGAG GTTTTGAGCGGCGGGTCCCTAAACACACCGCCCATACGGAGGGAGCAGAGGGGGACGGCGGCTCTCAACAACCCCCCCGGTCAGGAAACATCCCTTCCCTGGTTCCCaggcctccctccactcctctggtCAAACAAGTGGGCAAAGAGTACACCCTCAAGTGCAG GTTCTGTGAGGCAGTGTTCCATGGATCTCAGTCAGTACAGGAGGACTGGATCAGACACCTGCAGAAACACATCCTGGACCTCCGCTTCAACAAGGCCTGTCCTCCCCCTGACCCAGAACGGCCCCTGGTCCCGGGCATCGAACCctcagccaccaccaccaccccggTCCTTCTGGCACCACTGGTGGTTTAA